One Ornithorhynchus anatinus isolate Pmale09 chromosome 2, mOrnAna1.pri.v4, whole genome shotgun sequence DNA segment encodes these proteins:
- the DCTPP1 gene encoding dCTP pyrophosphatase 1, with product MEQAHSEAGEGRGARGAPFRFSPEPTLEDIRRLHAEFTSERDWDQFHQPRNLLLAMVGEVGEVAELFQWKSDCGSGPLAWSAAERKALGEELSDVLIYLVALAARCQVDLPQAVLAKMEINRQRYPVGLARGSARKYTELPRGTLLPEDPASGPGSPQGPEGERAGSTGEKAG from the exons ATG gAGCAGGCGCACAGCGAGGCCGGCGAGGGCCGGGGTGCCCGTGGCGCCCCCTTCCGGTTCAGCCCGGAACCCACGCTGGAGGACAT CCGTCGCCTCCATGCCGAGTTCACCTCGGAACGAGATTGGGACCAGTTCCACCAACCTCGGAATCTGCTGCTGGCCATGgtcggagaggtgggagaggtggcGGAACTCTT CCAGTGGAAGTCGGACTGTGGCTCCGGACCGCTGGCGTGGTCGGCGGCGGAACGAAAGGCGTTGGGGGAGGAGCTGAGCGATGTCCTCATCTACTTGGTGGCTCTGGCAGCCCGGTGTCAGGTGGACTTGCCCCAGGCAGTGTTGGCCAAGATGGAGATCAACCGGCAGCGCTACCCCGTGGGCCTGGCCCGGGGGTCGGCCCGCAAGTACACGGAGCTGCCCCGCGGGACGCTCCTCCCGGAGGACCCGGCCTCGGGGCCCGGATCCCCCCAAGggccggagggagagagggccggATCTACCGGGGAGAAGGCAGGATAA